The region CAGTTCCGTTGGGGCGTTTGACGAGTTCGGTGCAGATCGGGCTTCGCTCCTTGCCAGCATTGATGTTGCGGTCGAACATGCGCAATGGGTTCAGGCGCTGCAAGCCGGAGGGCTGTCGTTAAAACCGAAATATGCCGCCGCACCTTCGTGGCCTTTGTCCGAACGGCGGAGGCGGGAAACAGAGTTTCTTGGCTTCGCCGTCACCCCGCACCCGGCAGCGGTGCTTCGCCCGTTGCTGCAAGCGGCGGGGGCGGTTTGTGTGGCCGATGTACAAAATCTGTCAACTGTGGTCGGGGGAGTGGTCGTCCGGATACGGAAAACGAGGACAAAGCAAGGTGAAGAAATGGCGTTTTTCACCGTCGGCGATGAGAGCGGGGAATTGGAGGCGGTGGCGTTTCCGAACGTTTACCGCCGTTCAGCGGGCGTATTGAAGGAAGGGCAGTTTGCATTGCTTGCCGGAACGATTGAGGTGCGTAACGGACGGCGCCAGCTCATCATCCGTCGGGCCGAACGATTGGCGGCGTCGGCGCTGTATATCGACGCCAGCCGCCAAGACAAGGCGCGTCTTGCTGCGCTGAAGCAGCTGCTTGAACAACACTGCGGCAGCACCCCGGTGTATTTGTACGACGAAGCGAAGCGGAAGCTTCTCCGCCTGCCGGAGCGGTATGCGGCCGATCTCACCGCGCCGCTTGTCGATGAATTGCTTTCCTTGTTCGGCTCTGGGCGCGTAGCCGTCAAGTAAGTCGCACTTTACTATTTTATTATTTTGTTATATCGTATAACCATTAGGTGGTCAGACCAGTGAAGGAAGCGAAGGAGAGGGGTCATGGTATCAAAGAGGAGAACGTGTATGCCGAGACGTTGAAACACATCCACCGCATGATGGCGGAAGACAACCTAGCCCCCGGCGACAAGCTGCCGTCGGAGCGCGAGCTGGCCGAACGGCTCGGCGTCGGGCGTTCATCGGTGCGCGAGGCGTTGCGGGCGCTGGAATTTCTCGGCTTGATTGAAACGCGGCGCGGCGAGGGGAGGTATATGCGTGAAGCCGGCAGCCACCAGCTGATCGACCTGTTGGCGATGTTTTTGTTGGAAAACGAACGGGCGAAGGCGGATTTGGCGGAAACAAAATGGCTCATCGAGCGGCTGCTGCTTGAACTTGCGTGCCGGCGCCGGAGCGCGGAGGATGTAAACGAGTTGAAAAAAATCGTTCGTCAAAAACCGATTGATTTCGCGCGGTTTTTCGAGACGGCGGCTGGAGCGGCTGACAATGTTCTGCTCGTCCGCATTTGGCGGGTGCTGTCGGGGTTTGCCGCTTCGTTTGCGCCCGAGCCGCCCCTTTCCGACGCCGTTTATGCACAGCTGCTCGCCGCGTTGGAAAGGCAAGATCCAGCGGAGACTGCCGCCGTCTGGGAGGCGAACGGCCTTCGCCGTTGTCGAAACGGGCGGACATCGTTTGACAAACAATGATGTCCATTTTCGATAAAGTAGTAGAGAGGCGAAAACGCAAAGGAGGGGCTCCCTCGTGTGGAAAGACTTGTTTGTGAAAAAGAAAAAGTATGCACCGCTGCCTTCAGAACAAGCGAGGCATGAAGTGCCGGAAGGCGTGATGACGAAATGTCCGCAATGCAAGAAAATTATGTATACAAAAGAGTTGATCAAAAACTTGCGCGTTTGCCTAAGCTGCGGCTACCATCACCCGATGCCGGCGCGTGAACGGATTGCAAGCCTTCTTGATGACGGCAGCTTCCGCGAGTATGACGCCGATATGATCTCGGTCAATCCGCTCGGCTTTCCAGGCTACATAGAAAAACTGGAAGAAGACCGGCGCAAGTCAGGGCTGAACGAGGCGGTCGTCACCGGCGAAGGGGCGCTTGACGGCCATCCGCTCGTCATTGCCGTCATGGATTCATCGTTTCGCATGGGCAGCATGGGCTCGGTGGTTGGCGAAAAAATCACCCGCGCCGTCGAGCGGGCGCGCGAACAGCAGATGCCGTTTCTCATTTTCACCGCCTCCGGCGGCGCCCGCATGCAGGAAGGAGTGTTGAGCCTCATGCAAATGGCGAAAACGAGCGCGGCGCTCAAACGATTCAGCAACGACGGCGGCTTGTTCATCTCCGTCATGACCCACCCGACGACCGGCGGCGTATCGGCGAGCTTCGCGTCGCTTGGGGATTATAACTTTGCCGAGCCGGGGGCGCTCATTGGTTTTGCCGGCCGCCGCGTCATCGAGCAGACGGTGCGCGAAGAGCTGCCGGACGATTTCCAGACGGCGGAGTTTTTGCTGAAGCACGGGCAGCTTGATGCCGTCATTCACCGCCACGAACTGAAAGAAACGCTTGCGGTCGTCTTGGATCTTCATCAAAAAGGAGGGGAAGAGGGATGGTGGCGGAATTAGAATTCGAAAAGCCGCTTGTCGAGCTTCGCCGCAAAATTCAAGAGTTGAAAGAGTTCATGAAAACGGCGGACGTCGATTTATCGGCGGAAATCGAAAAGCTCGAAGCGCGTCTCGCCAAGCTGGAAAACGAGATTTATGCGAATTTGACGCCGTGGGACCGCGTGCAAATCGCCCGCCATCCGCAGCGGCCGACGACGCTCGATTACATCGAGCGGCTGTTTACGAATTTTCTTGAGTGCCACGGCGACCGCTGCTTTGGCGATGACGAGGCGATCGTCGGCGGCATCGCCAAATACGACGGACTCCCCGTGACGGTCATCGGCCACCAGCGCGGCAAAGATACGAAAGAAAACTTGCGCCGCAACTTCGGCATGCCGCATCCGGAAGGATACCGGAAGGCGTTGCGGCTCATGAAGCAGGCTGAAAAGTTTTCGCGCCCGATCATCTGCTTTATCGATACGAAAGGCGCCTACCCGGGCAAAGCGGCCGAAGAGCGCGGGCAAAGCGAGGCGATCGCCCGCAACTTGTTTGAAATGGCTGGGCTCACGGTGCCCATCGTCTGCATCGTCATCGGCGAGGGCGGAAGCGGCGGGGCGCTTGCCCTTGGCGTCGGCAACCATATCCATATGCTTGAAAACTCGACGTACTCGGTCATCTCGCCGGAAGGGGCGGCGGCGATTTTGTGGAAAGACGCCTCATTGGCGCAGCGGGCGGCGGAAACGATGAAAATCACCGCTCATGACTTAAAGGCGCTCGGCGTCATCGATGAAATCATTCCAGAAGTCAAAGGCGGCGCTCATCGCAACGCCGACGAGCAGGCAAAAGAAATTGACCGCGTGCTGCGCCGTTCGCTCAAACAGCTGTTGGCGCTTGACGGCGAAGAGCTCGTCCGGCAGCGCTACGAAAAATTTAAACAAATGGGCCAAGTGTCGTTTTTGCCGGAAACGATTCGGGCAAGATAAGGAAAAAGCTGTCTCCGTCTGCGGGACAGCTTTTGTGTGTGAAAAAACCAGCGCGTGTA is a window of Geobacillus kaustophilus DNA encoding:
- the accD gene encoding acetyl-CoA carboxylase, carboxyltransferase subunit beta — protein: MWKDLFVKKKKYAPLPSEQARHEVPEGVMTKCPQCKKIMYTKELIKNLRVCLSCGYHHPMPARERIASLLDDGSFREYDADMISVNPLGFPGYIEKLEEDRRKSGLNEAVVTGEGALDGHPLVIAVMDSSFRMGSMGSVVGEKITRAVERAREQQMPFLIFTASGGARMQEGVLSLMQMAKTSAALKRFSNDGGLFISVMTHPTTGGVSASFASLGDYNFAEPGALIGFAGRRVIEQTVREELPDDFQTAEFLLKHGQLDAVIHRHELKETLAVVLDLHQKGGEEGWWRN
- the accA gene encoding acetyl-CoA carboxylase carboxyl transferase subunit alpha, with protein sequence MVAELEFEKPLVELRRKIQELKEFMKTADVDLSAEIEKLEARLAKLENEIYANLTPWDRVQIARHPQRPTTLDYIERLFTNFLECHGDRCFGDDEAIVGGIAKYDGLPVTVIGHQRGKDTKENLRRNFGMPHPEGYRKALRLMKQAEKFSRPIICFIDTKGAYPGKAAEERGQSEAIARNLFEMAGLTVPIVCIVIGEGGSGGALALGVGNHIHMLENSTYSVISPEGAAAILWKDASLAQRAAETMKITAHDLKALGVIDEIIPEVKGGAHRNADEQAKEIDRVLRRSLKQLLALDGEELVRQRYEKFKQMGQVSFLPETIRAR